The genomic region acccctagccggcctgcacatgcacatttcacagtaacagggtagtacatagcattacattagcaagatgttttataccaacctccccataaacacagggggaacgacagtacccaagtgacccttctgtagtgacggggtattactctcccgtacattACACATGTACAATGCTTTGaagaatggctgtaaaatagtatcCAGAAAAGCACTAACTATGGCAGGCCCCCTTCTCCTTCACTATTTGGGGCCAAcactaacaaaaacaaaaaattgcagAGCGCGTGGTTTAATTACAAAGGCTTCACCAGGTGGGGCAGTCACCCGTGTAAAACATGTAAATATGTATTGGCCCAAAAAAGCTTCCACAATGCCGACCACTCAACCACTTTCCCCATAAAAACTTACATCAATTGCAATACCACGGGGGTGATCTATGTTATACAGTGTATCGAGTGTGTTGGCAGCACCGTACGTAAATTCAAAACCAGAATACTTGAACATCTGAATTATATCACAAATCCATCTATTATTAACATCTCGGGTGCTGGCAAACATTTCATCCACACACACGGACGTAACATGGGATCCCTCCGTGCGTTTGCAATTGAGAAAGTGATGGCACCAATAAGGGGAGGAGATTATCAAAAGAAAATactcctaagggctctttcacacctgcgttcttctgttccggcatagagttccgtcgtcggggctctatgccggaagaatcctgatcagttttatcctaatgcattctgaatggagtgaaatccgctcaggatgcatcaggatgtcttcagttcaggaccggaacgttttttggccggagaaaatactgcagcatgctgcgctttttgctccggacaaaaatcctgaagacttgccgcaaagccggatccggaattaatgcccattgaaaggcattgatccggatccggccttaagctaaacgtcatttcggcgcattaccgcatacgacgtttagctttttctgaatggttaccatggctgccgggacgctaaagtcctggcggccatggtaaagtgtagtggggagcgggggagcagtatacttaccgtccgtgcggctcccggggtgctccagagtgacgtcagggcgccccacgctcatggatgacgtgatcacaaggcacgtcattcatgcgcatggggcgctctgacgtcattctggagcgccccgggaaccgcgcggacggtaagtatactgcttccccgctccccgctcctactatggcaaccaggactttaatagcgtcctggctgccatagtaacactgaacgcattttgaagacgtatCCGTCTAGATGGGGGAGGGTGCGTGGGTCTTTACATTTCTCCAAGCTCCCAGACCACATTGTTACCACTACGGAGAAGGTCTCCGAAACGCGTAAACAGCTTGTTTGTGATCCTGTCCTGCATATGATGTGATttaataaagaggaagattttatgggaagaaaaatAAGTGCCGGAATCGTCTTTTTCTATTTCACTATTTAGATACAGGCCTAGAGCTGAGAACTGGATAGTGAAGGAAAGTCTAGCTACAACTATGACCAGGCCGCCAGTATACACAGCCTACTCCAACCAAACTGAACCCTTCACCCACCATGTCCATGCAATTAGGAGCACCCACACTGTGCTGTGGCATCCATCAAGACACTTAAAATCAATACAAGAATTTTTTGGAAATTGCTGGGACTGTTCCTCCACCTAAACAGGCCTAATCTTCATTTCTGCATGCTTGAacgagtagttatgccctctggcAGTATACCAGTTGATGCCATCTCCATAGGATGTGTGCGCTCCTAGGTGGTAGAGTCCATTAAGGTTTGCCCAGTGACAATTTTTATACCACCAGCTGCCTTTATACTGTAAGGAACAACTGCCCTCATGAATGTCGTTGTCTTCATCTTTAGTGCTAAACTTCATGTTGTTTAGATCTCCCATAGAATCTCCTGCAAAATTAAAGCGACAAATCAAATATTAGAACGGTTTAAGATTCACCGATCTTTATCTTCACCTTCACCATCTATTGGCGTTATTTTGTGGAAATCTTCACTATGTGCAGTTAGTGATACActaatacacatatagactgtaatttagctaatttagtgctatagtatttttttttaatagtgtacattatttccaaatctgaagttcagaagagacaaaaaaatgtgactataaaaaaagattgtagcactatattagctaaattacagtctatttgtgtattttacgaatattcgctatattgctataacttagttttttagaatattcgtcatattctaaaacacgaatatatagcaatatagcgaatatttgtaaaaataaacatattagccatagctaaccaatagaaaacaatataaaaataaccAATAATGGTCTCGCCACATGTGAAAACACCTGTattgttaaaatataacaatatatatcccATATAAACTGCACGATGGAAGAAAACTGTTAAAATGGCCGATTCTACATTTTTGGTCTCTTCACTTTCCACCAAAAAATTGAacaaaaggtgatcaaaaagtcatacacaccctgaAATGGTATcaatatcaatgaaaagtacaggtcgcccgcaaaaatgagccctcacacatctccatacacataaaaattaaaagttatgggggtcagaatataaaaTGTATTGGTGAGATTTTAGCTCTGCCGTTGGGTGGGCGGGCATGGGAGCACCGGGATCTGGTGGTGTTAGGAAGGAGTATTGAGGGTAggggggcccaagatgaactcttgcaccagggcccatgagcctttagctacgcccctgcctactGTAGAACTGATCCATATGTCTTAAAAGGAGGAGACAAGATCTCTCCTGACGATTTTCCTTTCTAATGAGTGCCTTGTTGCTGAGAAGAATCCCAATTTCGCTAAAGTACAAATTTACCCCCCACAATCACTTAATCAGAGGTGCAGCACTGTATTTTCCAATTGGCATATTACCCGTAGCTAACATATGAATTAATGCTGTTCAGTGTATTAATATACAATTTTTCGCGAGGGTTATCCAGGACCACCTGTAGGCCTACTGCTCCCATCCAGCCAGCATACTATAGGTTCTTTTAAGTAAATCAACTTCTATAAAGGACATTTTGGCCAAATTGTCTCTCACCTGCAGTTCCTTCCTGATAGGCTCCAATTATTAATTTGTATTTCTCAGATTCATCCAATACTTTGAAGCTTGCATACTTGGCGAACACCATTTTGCCTTCAAAATCTTGTAGATCAACACGCAGTTCCCATGTTCCTAGAGAAAGATATCCATAGGAGCTGTAGAAACTAGAAACTAAAGTGGCTACAAAAACATGACACTGAGCTTGACGAGCCTTTCCAAAACTCATTCCGACAACATAGAGGAGACCATACAACACTTTTGTGCAGTCTTAGTGGTTCTTTCGTGAAGAATCCATCTTTGTTCAGTTTTTTACTCTCCACGTGTCTTCCGTATACCACAGACATTGTTGAAAAttaatttcaagggcatttcctagcaaccatccATGAAGCACGTCTGAAACACGAATACCATCTGTATTGTGttcatgtttttttgtggacccatagactataatgggtgtgaGGGATCCATAAACACAGGCAAAGTTAGGACATGCTTCCATGGTGTAACTCTGGACCGTGGTAAATCAtgaatgtgtgaatacacacgttAAAATCATTGGGTACgtctgctgtccatggagaacatggaCAGTACATATCCACGATTCACCAAAAAGGCCTTACAACAGAGATCTGTCTTCTTAATAGAGTTAggtccaggggcatagctaaagactTATGGGCCTGGTAAAAGAGTTTAGCTTGGGTcccccttcccttagtgctttgtggcaaggggcaggggagcacgtagccttcatgctgcctgaggcaaaaatttataCTGCACCCCCAacctcccccatgccaaattcttgacctatccCCTTCCCAccaaccagaggtgtaacttgacctgcatgcactttctataaaacCAGTGTCTTGTTATGTGGCCCAAGGGGCTTCTGGACCCAGtaacgactgctacctctgtaccccctatagcTAGGCCCCTGGTTAAGTCCCTAAGGTGCAGCCAGGGCCTCTGTTAAATACCTGGGGTTATGACCACAACTGATCTCAGAAGTACATATCATGCCAGAGGGAGGGTGGTGATGAAGATAGCTGTTGACCCACCGAGCATTAGGCCCGCAGCTATCTTATGTGTATGCACCACTTTAGTCCAACATATTTATTATGTATGGCCCAGAAGAGATGGTGGGGAAGAGTTCTATGACTCTCATGTAAGCCCAACTTTGGTTTAATGCACACCACCAAAGCTCTAATCTAATCTAGTTTCCATAGTTTCATAAATCAGGGAAGATGATGAGTAGTACCCTCAAATCCAGTTCAGCAACaagcagaaaaaaaatcaataaggagTAGATCTATGGGTTCCTCGTTACCTGTTGAAGTTATTTGATGAATATTGTCATTCCCCAGCCAAAATTCACTTAGCCGACTTCCAAAGCCTTTCTTATAGGCATCCCAAGTGCGGAAGAAGTCTACTGACCCATCCCAACGTCTCTGTATTACCTAAAGGCAAGAGAAGACCAGATTATCCAGACATGGGAATAGAACGGATTTGAACAATAATCAACGCTCCACAGGTTGCAGGACGCTCCACAGGTTGCAGGACGCTCCACAGGTTGCAGTTTACTGCAAAACACAAACTAAATTGCTAACATTGTACTTTTGCTGTCATATGTAATATCTGCATATTTGTGAATTTGCACAAGGTAATAAAAGGTCATATTCACAACCACCACTAGAGTCTGTCTGGATAGAACTCAGAGCAGATGCAAAGATgtgaagctgacattttattcAGCCTAGACCTGGATCTCCCTACCaaaagtgtagtgtcccactaggtaaaggtgggcactacacaggttaatgtgtttcatcgcattgaatgtcatgtgcatgtttttccctgtgttatctgggtgtcaggcctgtcagggtgtagtttagcctcccagacgttagagggagctagagagccctagatatatataggaaggcccagacaggggagagttagtgtatgtattccaggggactagaggagttacctcatcagcctgaagctcctgaggctaaggatagctcagttgagacaccccagtggtaggacagcacctcctgggagcaacctgcagtcacctgtcagcggaagcagagagagagagacagctaggaagcaaaggtatttgtaaccttaagcaagcgccaatactggaggaaggaattcttaccaaggatttaagccagcgaataggcatccgggccttgggatccagccagctagaatagctgtggggatagagcagcatagcactgccaagcattaattatataccctccaagtatcttgcaagattgcacCCTGCTGTGATATCAACCTGCTGTGcttttggaactgtaaaggactgcattaacctcttctgtacttgatgtataaagttggactgttaagtaaagcaacgtttggttcactataccacctgtgtacctcacttattccaactataaaccggtgtgccaccgtcacaggcactggcgtcacaaaccttaaagggaccttgccccaggcactcaaaatacccgtaacatccagggcacctcatccaccatcaggcctggtccctacatacagagtgtgccccagaggaaccgtgtctacctctccttcactgccacatgcctgcccagggttctccaatacagtgagtaaccctcgattgcccataaccgtgacctcacttcgctataccctgcaggtctggtgtgTTGCAAAAGCAGTCAATGAAAGGAGAGGCCTAGAGGAAGTTTAGAGATAGCTGTCTGAAATTTACTTATAAAGCTGCACTGCACGTGTCCAGGAGTTAGGCTCCGGTGCCTGGatacacatttaaaggggttatccagaaaataatattgatgatgtatccACAGGAAAGGTAGTTAATATAACATTGGCAGGGTTCTGAGTGCCCGCACCCCCCACCTATCAACTCTGGTAAGCTCTGCGGCCTCCTGGGAGGTtaacaagcacagtgccatatatCATATAGCAGCTGCGCTTGATATTGCTGCTCAATCCCATTTAATTTTATGGGGCTGTTCTGCAACTAGTCCATGTGACCaaggtacagtgatgtcacatggacTAGGAAGAAGCAGCGGCACTTATGGAGTGCCCGTCCTCTTCTGACAGCTAAACCGTGGGTATCCTGGGTGTTAAACCTCCTTcaagctgatattgatgacctatcctgaggataggtcatcagtattaattcccggataacccctttaagcagcttGATCACCTGCATAGGAATCTCAACATCCCAAGGTGGTTATTATGGAAGTGTACTGTAAGTACAGCAATTTggtcaaagaatggagcagaagagtTTGCTTGCCAGGAAGGAGAACCTCCCTTTTGGttgcactgatttttttttaaatttataccCTGCACCTGGATACTTATGGCAGAGTCCGCTAGTGAAGTGCAGAGAAGGAAAACTACTTTGCCGATACACTTTGGCCTATTCTAACATCTTTGAAAACTGCATCTTGTGTACCATCAGCCAGTCAATTCCAACCTAAGAACTGTTCTGATCTTTTTGCAGAACTGTTCTGCTGCACAACTGCCTCATCATTGCTTCTTGCATTACTACTACACTGCAAAGTCACCACAACCAGGACCTTGCCTTGCATCTCAAAACCTTGAACTCCAAGGACACCTCAACCATCATCAAACAGGAGAACACCATAACCAGAGTGTGCCACGAGGAGAAGAATAGGTGCACCCTTCCCATCCCATGCCGGCCCAGAGAGCTTCAAAACTGTAAGtacaactactacacccatcacTTGCTTAAACCGACATTGCAGATATAGTTTAGAAGGATACCACTATCAATCACTGAAAAATCaacctacttaaaacttaacttttatataaGATATTGGTTAAAATAAGTCCCACTAAATTTGATGTATGTTGTAGATGACTGCAAATAATTATCTAGCAGAATTTTTAGggtaaaacaacataaaaaagatCTCTTGGAATTCAAAGAAAAACAAGCTTATAATCATATagggcagtggttctcaacctttctaaagccgtgaccccttaatacagttcctcatgttgtggtgacccccaaccattacatttttttcctttctacgtcataactaattttgctactgttataaattgtaatgtaaatatctgatatgcaggatgtatgccagtctattacaaacagggccgtctttaccaaggggcaaaaggggcaaatgccctgggcccagttgctcctggggggcccaaggcagctggcTCTTGAGCcgtgctagctactgccccgggtgtcaggctgtcggcttcacaggcatcatgatcgtactgtgctaatgatcttaattctaggaccttaatgagttttgctttaggaccttaatgacatcattaccatgtgaccagtaacctagcaattactggtcacatggctatgaggtcatcacaggtcctacagaagttaactgtggagcttttttgtgtaaagattacatcagaaaaaggtgacaggggctgttatgttaatatactgtaaactactgtatagtgggggcctgtatactgtatggtgggctgtatattgtgtggtgggctatatattgtgtaatgggctgtatattgtgtggtgggctgtatactgtgtgggggcctgtatactgtgtggtgggctgtatctgtatactgtggggggcctgtatagtgtggggggggcctgtatagtggggggggggagtgctatactgctgtactgtatagtgtggggggctgtatcgtgtatagtttggggtgctgtatacagtgaggtgttgtataccgtgaggtgctgtatactgtggggtgctatactgctctactatatactgtggggtactgtatagtgtggggtgctaaactgcatactgtgtggtgctgtatactatagggtgctatactgcatactgtggggtgctggggtgcactgtaacactagggtgagccgagccctggtctccttcctgcagagcggtgcccacttccagcctgagcccagctgcccagagcactgatcctgagccgctggagtcttcagaactggaagcatttacagtcattcactagactctaccaggtgtgtggattttttttgtgtgtgttgtggtggagagcgtgattgcctgctaaggtgtgggaaggcgggatccaggggcccAAGTTAATTTTGcccggggtccaatcaatattaaagacggccctgattacaaagtgttaggtagttctgtaattggcgctgtgttgtgggggatctgtggagggcgctgttatatgggggatctgtggagggcgctgttatatgggggatctgtggagggcgctgtgttgtgggggatctgtggagggcgctgttatatgggggatctgtggaggacgctgttatatgggggatctgtggaggacgctgttatatgggggatctgtggtggacgctgttatatgggggatctgtggaggacgctgttatatgggggatctgtggaggacgctgttatatgggggatctgtggagaacgctgttatatgggggatctgtgggggacgctgttatgggggatctgtggaggacgctgttatataggggatctgtggaggacgctattatatgggggatctgtgggggacgctgttatgggggatctgtggaggacgctgttatgggggacctgtggatggcactgttatggggtggatctgtggagtacgctgttatatgggggatctgtggaggacgctgttatgggggatctgtggaggacgctgttatgggggatctgtggaggacgctgttatgggggatctgtggaggacgctgttatgggggacctgtggatggcactgttatggggtggatctgtggaggacgctgttatatgggggatctgtggaggacgctgttatatgggggatctgtggaggacgctgttatatgggggatctgtggaggacgctgttatgggggatctgtggaggacgctgttatatgggggatctgtggaggacgctgttatgggggatctgtggaggacattgttacgggggatctgtggaggacgctgttatgggggatctgtggaggacgctgttatgggggatctgtggatggcactgttatggggtggatctgtggagtacgctgttatatgggggatctgtggaggacgctgttatatgggggatctgtggaggacgctgttatgggggatctgtggaggacgctgttatgggggatctgtggaggacgctgttatgggggatctgtggaggacgctgttatgggggatctgtggaggacgctgttatatgggggatctgtggaggacgctgttatatgggggatctgtggaggacgctgttatatgggggatctgtggaggacgctgttatgggggacctgtggatggcactgttatggggtggatctgtggaggacgctgttatatgggggatctgtggaggacgctgttatatgggggatctgtggaggacgctgttatatgggggatctgtggaggacgctgttatgggggatctgtggaggacgctgttatatgggggatctgtggaggacgctgttatgggggatctgtggaggacgctgttatgggggatctgtggaggacgctgttatgggggatctgtggatggcactgttatggggtggatctgtggagtacgctgttatatgggggatctgtggaggacgctgttatatgggggatctgtggaggacgctgttatgggggatctgtggaggacgctgttatgggggatctgtggaggacgctgttatgggggatctgtggaggacgctgttatgggggatctgtggaggacgctgttatgggggatctgtggaggacgctgttatgggggatctgtggaagacgctgttatgggggacctgtggatggcactgttatggggtggatctgtggagtacgctgttataggggatgtgtgctatgacacatagggccatgaggggggccagcataagacatatagcatcttatgctggtccccctcatggccctatgtgtcccctcatgtgtcctaaactgcgcacataactgtctttgcgtgtaaagtatgttactcctgtgtgaaacaatctctctcctatttgtagcgttatactaccctacctcatgagatttccctacctcctgacttcctgtcgcactgctaatgacgtgaggaggcgttcctgagttttgacgatctgcgcatgcgcaaaccgacagtttatggaaaatctcaacggagttcagctttacaccgggacactgcgcatgcgcaggagagccttagtagggaaatattacggcccagttcgcaagcgcggctaactccggtcggcgcatgcgcagtgtcccagtgtgaagctgaactccgctgagattttccataaactgtcggtttgcgcatgcgcagatcgtcaaaactcaggaacgcctcctcacgtcattagcagtgcgacgggaagtcaggaggtagggaaatctcacgaagtagggtaaagtaacgctacaatcgtgcagccctaataggaagcctcaggcgacccctaGGTTGGGAACCGCTGATATAGGGGATAAAAACAAACTGAACATAAGAGAAGTGTCTTAATCAGAAGTAGAAACTTCAGACACAGAAAGATCGACAGAATTTTCCTTTCGAGGTAGACCTAGATATAGGGGCAACAGGGGCCAAAAAGGATCTAAAAACAAAAGATGGGCAAATCAAACCAAAAGCGACCAGAGAAATCCAGAGGAGCAATATTCCTCTGGACCATCTGTTTTACCATCGAGTTTTTTTGAATCAGGGGGGGCCCCCTACCATCTGAGGGATCGTCCCAGACAGGAAAAATAGATAGAAACTTGAGTGGCCAGGACATTAACCTGACACAAAAAACCTTTACAGAAGCAGAAATGTCTGTTTTTGCCAAGGGAGTATCCTTTATACCAACTACTAAATATAGTTCTTTCCTATGGATCAAAGACATTAATATTTTTTGTCGTAAATcaaagtggaatttttttttttaacaaaatgaccTAGGGGAGAGTCTCAGACTGGGTATTCCATTAGAGGATATTCCCTTGGCGAAAACAATGACAGATCTCCTAATAGAGGGGGAAAAAAGACCTGTAGAGGGTCCATTTACTGATCTAAAACCCAAAAGTAAAAAATCTCCCCCTGAAATGGAGACAAACAGCATAGATTTGTTTCTCAACATAGTCACTAAGGAATTGGATAGACTAGCAGAAAAACATAGTAGGGGCACTAATACTGGAAAAAAGTGAAATAGAAGCCATGATTAGAATTGAAACAGACCATAACATTATAATAAAATCCTCTGATAAAGGAAGAAACTTGGTGGTTATGGACCACCACGATTATAAACAAATGTGTTATGCTATCCTTAATAACAATAAAGGGTATAATATACTTAGGACAGACCCTACACTCAGTTTTTATGCTGATTTGGAAACTCTACTTCTGGAGGCCTTTGAGGAGAAACTTGTGTCTAGTGATGAGATTACATTTATGTTAAAATCACACCCACAGATTCCAACATTTTATACTATACCCAAGATTCATAAGGGTTTAACCCCTTTGAAGGGCCGCCCAATAGTGGCAGGGATTAATTCTTTAACACAGAATGTAGGCATATACATTGATAGGATCTTGAGAACTTTTGTTACGGCACTTCCGTCATACATCAGAGATACCTCCGACTTACTAACCAAAAATTGATGGATTACATCTGGAGGAGGGTATTTTACTGGCGTCCATAGATGTAGAGGCACTCTACAGCAGTAATCCCCATGATCTGGGCTTGTGTGCAGTAAATCATTTCTTGAAAAGTAGGGGTACTCAATTTACAGCACATAATCTTAGTACTCAAACTTATGGATTTCGTCCTAcgacacaattattttttatttgactcCAAGTTCtatcaccagctcaggggcacagcaatggggaGCGCCTGTGCCCCActtatgctaatttgttcctgggctggtgggaggacacggtGGTTTTCACCTAGCAGTGTCTGGACACCAAGGATAGTCTTCTAGGGtcgctatatcgatgatatattgaTATTTTGGGGCGGCCCCAGAGGGCTATTCTCTGCTTTTCTGGCTGATTTAAACAACAACCAGATTGGCATGCACTTTACCTCCGAGATAAGTGACAAGGGCCTGGCTTTTTTGGATTTGTATATCACTTTAACCAATGGTATCATTAAAACTAAGACATATAGAAAACCCACGGCAACCAATAACTTGCTAAGATGGGAAAGTCATCACCCTTTTAATTTAAAATGTGGTATTCCAAAGGGTCAGTACCTTTTGTATCTGCAGAAATTGTAGTACCAAAAATGATTTTTATGATCAGGCCAGAGACTTAAAAACTAGATTCAATCACAGAGGATACCCAGATCGACGACTTCATAGAGCCTTCAAATCGGCTAAAAGTGCAGAAAGAACGGATTTGTTGATTCCTAAGAAGGGGAGAAAAGAAGAAACGGATCCAATGTTTCGGATAGTGGGAACGTTTGATAACCGTAATAAGGAAGTCAGGGACATCCTGAATAAATATTGGGAAATGCTACATTTGGATCCGGATGTGAGGGATATTCTCCCTACATATCCGGCCATTACGTATAGAAGAGGAAGGTCGCTAGGAGACAGGTTCATCCATAGCCACTACACACCTATCAAGAAATTAGGTACGTGGTTGGATAGAAGACCCTCTTGGCACCTTCCGGTGTGGATCATGTATAGCTTGTCCCTACATTTGTCAAACCAAAACCTTAACTAGCAACACAACTAATAAAACATACACTATCAGAGATTTTGCTAACTGCAAAACAACAGGAGTTGTGTATTTGGGTACATGTACCTATGGACTTCAGTACGTGGGAAAAACTAAAAGGGAATTAAGAAGAATGATTGGGGACCACTTGGGAGACATAAGGAATAAAAGAGATACAGCTATCTCTAGACATATACAACTTTTCCATGATGGAAATGAAAAGGCTCTGAGGTT from Bufo gargarizans isolate SCDJY-AF-19 chromosome 9, ASM1485885v1, whole genome shotgun sequence harbors:
- the LOC122946110 gene encoding ficolin-2-like, with the protein product MHVPVLLLLGMVSGLCSSDQSCPGIGDVDKILILRGCPGDPGLPGQKGDVGAPGEKVWYFLPGQTGSVGGPGKVGPPGEKGEKGERGVTEPVYAARNCKEIRHQGAVLSDWYTIYPDGSRPLKVLCDMDTDEGGWVVIQRRWDGSVDFFRTWDAYKKGFGSRLSEFWLGNDNIHQITSTGTWELRVDLQDFEGKMVFAKYASFKVLDESEKYKLIIGAYQEGTAGDSMGDLNNMKFSTKDEDNDIHEGSCSLQYKGSWWYKNCHWANLNGLYHLGAHTSYGDGINWYTARGHNYSFKHAEMKIRPV